In one Nicotiana sylvestris chromosome 8, ASM39365v2, whole genome shotgun sequence genomic region, the following are encoded:
- the LOC138874983 gene encoding uncharacterized protein: MAAPPNFEEGHSTYRPPRFNRKYYGWWKTRMHDFIMAEDSELWDVICDGPYNPTKALAEHPFFMPKTRKEYTDADRKVVEKYFRAKKILVCGIGPDENNRISSCETAKEIWKALQTTHEGTTQVKQSKIDMLTTEYELFRMKDDESIQDMHTRFTFIINELHSLGETIPRNKLVRKFLSILPSSWERKVNAITEAKDLQELTIDELVENLKTYEMKRDIDSERRESKKEKNLVLKADSNDSSEEDNDMAYLTKRFQKMVRRNGGILKRGSSSKPKNYDLCHKCGKPGHFIKDYPLLKKEYSKYNPEKAAKRNPVPDKDFKRKRSADNVVKQALAAWGDSSSESKDETNAGDNSMMAVEARVLIDAYHSLVVDKDALTLELGESEQTRDNLVVCVVDLKETICELEKEKFVLTKKIANIEHERDDLVVVVVDHKETIENFRKERETLMKRVTEIEEERDDLLVVIADLRETI; encoded by the exons atggctgctccaccaaattttgaagaaggtcactCTACGTACAGACCACCCAGGTTCAATAGgaaatactatgggtggtggaagacaagaatgcatgattttatcatggctgaggattctGAGTTGTGGGATGTCATATGTGATGGTCCTTACAACCCAACAAAGGCACTTGCAGAACATCCATTCTTCATGCCAAAAACTAGAAAAGAATACACCGACGCAGATAGGAAAGTTGTGGAGAAATATTTTCGTGCCAAAAAGATTTTGGtatgtggaataggacctgaTGAAAACAATAGAATTTCCTCTTGTGAAACTGCAAAGGAGATATGGAAAGCTCTGCAAACAACACATGAAGGAACCACTCAAGTAAAGCAatctaagattgatatgctcactaccgagtatgaactctttaggatgaaggacgatgaatctattcaagatatgcacacaagattcactttcatcataaatgagttacactcacttggtgaaacAATTCCTAGGAATAAGCTAGTGAGGAAATTTCTCAGTATCCTGCCCAGTTCTTGGGAAAGaaaggtgaatgctattactgaagCAAAGGACCTACAAGAGCTGACCATAGATGAGCTGGTTGaaaatctgaagacctacgagatgaagagggatatagacagtgaaagaagagaatcaaaaaaagaaaagaacctggtactcaaagctgatagcaaTGACTCGAGTGAGGAGGACAatgacatggcttacttaacaaaaagatttcagaagatggtcaggAGAAATGGAGGAATACTGAAAAGGGGCAGCTCTAGCAAACCAAAGAACTATGATCTCTGCCATAAGTGCGGAAAGCCTGGGCACTTCATCAAAGACTATCCTCTCCTGAAGAAAGAGTACTCCAAGTACAACCCTGAGAAAGCAGCtaagaggaacccggttcctgaCAAGGACTTCAAGAGGAAAAGATCTGCTGACAATGTGGTGAAACaggctcttgcagcatggggagactcctctagTGAGTCTAAAGATGAAACGAATGCAGGTGATAactccatgatggcagttgaag ctcgtgtattgattgatgcctatcatagtcttGTGGTGGATAAGGATGCCTTGACCTTAGAGCTAGGAGaatctgaacaaactagagataATCTGGTAGTATGTGTTGTTGATCTGAAGGAAACCATTTGTGAGCTGgagaaagaaaaatttgtttTAACCAAAAAAATTGCTAACatagaacatgaaagagatgaCTTAGTGGTTGTAGTTGTTGACCATAAGGAAACTATTGAAAActtcagaaaagaaagagaaaccTTAATGAAAAGAGTGACTGAGATTGAGGAAGAAAGAGATGATCTCTTGGTAGTGATTGCAGATCTAAGGGAAACAATATAG